From the Pseudomonadota bacterium genome, one window contains:
- a CDS encoding tyrosine-type recombinase/integrase, with protein sequence MAIEVHVRKLAESWQYDFKPPGEPRERKGGFRTKQAALCAGQKRLAEVELGARKITFEQAFRDYLAATQMKNRAKDAYEHHWKRIGPLLGYLYIEEITTSELDRFKQRLPRDLGPQTVNHHLTLIRAVLRFMWKREKLSRLPYIPTLSVPKRDAPWYTTEERDLLLDGLFRLRPRWYLFFYLTCRLGLRRGEVYAISRDKIREDPPQLVVDVQVEMGTKTRPAQIGTRKNNEAYTLEVTRDVLDAIRWHIDQGYAGERFLFSDDGTFPRWLDSYKHPLLFVQRELDLRELGHHAIGRHSVASQAATGGESIKAIQAQLGHRCESSTHRYTHLGSRAQLHVVESLTPAVRPHEGKSLEQGNDHRAAG encoded by the coding sequence ATGGCGATTGAGGTTCACGTCAGGAAGCTGGCGGAATCGTGGCAGTACGACTTCAAGCCTCCCGGCGAGCCCCGGGAGAGGAAAGGAGGCTTCAGGACGAAGCAGGCGGCGCTCTGCGCCGGGCAGAAGAGGCTCGCGGAGGTCGAGCTGGGCGCGAGGAAGATCACGTTCGAGCAGGCGTTCCGCGACTACCTCGCGGCGACGCAGATGAAGAACCGGGCGAAGGACGCCTACGAGCACCACTGGAAGCGCATCGGGCCGCTCCTCGGCTACCTCTACATAGAGGAGATCACGACGTCGGAGCTCGACCGGTTCAAGCAGCGGCTGCCGCGCGACCTCGGACCGCAGACGGTCAACCACCACCTCACGCTGATCCGCGCCGTGCTCAGGTTCATGTGGAAGAGGGAGAAGCTCTCGCGGCTGCCGTACATCCCGACGCTCAGCGTGCCGAAGAGGGACGCGCCCTGGTACACGACGGAGGAACGCGATCTGCTCCTCGACGGGCTGTTCCGCCTCCGGCCGCGCTGGTACCTCTTCTTCTACCTGACGTGTCGGCTCGGCCTGCGCCGAGGGGAGGTGTACGCGATCTCACGAGACAAGATCCGGGAGGATCCGCCGCAGCTCGTCGTCGACGTCCAGGTGGAGATGGGCACGAAGACCCGGCCCGCGCAGATCGGCACGCGCAAGAACAACGAGGCGTACACGCTGGAGGTGACGCGGGACGTGCTCGACGCGATCCGGTGGCACATCGACCAGGGGTACGCCGGCGAACGGTTCCTGTTCTCCGACGACGGGACGTTCCCGAGGTGGCTGGACAGCTACAAGCACCCGCTCCTGTTCGTGCAGCGCGAGCTGGATCTGCGGGAGCTCGGCCACCACGCGATCGGGCGGCACTCGGTGGCGAGCCAGGCGGCGACGGGCGGCGAGTCGATCAAGGCGATACAGGCGCAGCTCGGGCATCGCTGCGAGTCGAGCACGCACCGCTACACTCACCTGGGATCGCGCGCGCAGCTGCACGTCGTGGAGTCGCTGACCCCGGCCGTCCGGCCGCACGAGGGGAAGAGCCTGGAGCAGGGAAACGATCACCGCGCGGCCGGCTGA
- a CDS encoding helix-turn-helix domain-containing protein has translation MDDDEKIDISYRGLEKMTGTRCDTPEYGPEAYMVTPNPCVLMVALQKRGYYGKIALARFEIWLVGDRKLSPATAKRKRRLVWGCQCDYPGEPWEKVFHGHQGDRSRGATTFNYTSEIRRALRDYAEFLMEDPESDAEEREEGRALLVHLRYKIEESEVRIALRAAESGRRKSKPKGFASPPLSQGLPALPVSTPHPLLLPAPPAQPSSPPPPPPKPEISPESLKEKVWLSYAEAAIYCCLSLGHLRNLVSADAIPVYGGPRSRKFRRDMLDLWMTDRDAAMRKFRLEREAHHGD, from the coding sequence ATGGACGACGACGAGAAGATCGACATCTCCTATCGCGGGCTCGAGAAAATGACAGGCACCAGGTGCGACACGCCCGAGTATGGGCCGGAGGCGTACATGGTGACCCCGAACCCCTGCGTGCTCATGGTCGCCCTGCAGAAGCGCGGTTACTACGGGAAGATCGCGTTGGCGAGGTTCGAGATCTGGTTGGTAGGCGATCGCAAACTCTCTCCCGCGACCGCCAAGCGCAAGCGACGACTGGTCTGGGGTTGCCAGTGTGATTACCCCGGAGAGCCATGGGAGAAGGTGTTCCACGGACACCAGGGAGATCGCAGCCGCGGAGCGACGACGTTCAACTACACCTCCGAGATCCGGAGGGCGCTGCGGGACTACGCCGAGTTTTTGATGGAGGATCCGGAGTCGGACGCCGAGGAGAGGGAAGAAGGTCGCGCGCTCCTCGTCCATCTCCGCTACAAGATCGAGGAAAGCGAGGTGCGGATCGCGCTGCGCGCCGCCGAGTCCGGACGAAGGAAGTCGAAGCCCAAGGGTTTCGCGTCGCCACCGCTGTCGCAGGGTCTACCCGCGCTGCCGGTGTCGACGCCGCACCCGCTTCTGCTTCCGGCGCCGCCCGCGCAGCCGAGCTCCCCGCCACCACCTCCGCCGAAGCCCGAGATCTCCCCCGAGTCGCTGAAGGAAAAGGTATGGCTCAGCTACGCCGAGGCCGCCATCTACTGCTGCCTGTCGCTCGGGCACCTGCGCAACCTCGTCTCCGCGGACGCGATCCCGGTCTACGGCGGGCCGCGGTCGCGAAAGTTTCGACGAGATATGCTAGATTTGTGGATGACGGACCGTGATGCCGCGATGCGCAAGTTCCGGCTGGAGAGAGAGGCGCATCATGGCGATTGA
- the murB gene encoding UDP-N-acetylmuramate dehydrogenase — MSTARIQLKAALEERLGAEVLENAALSAHTSFRIGGPAALLARATRIEELQAALETASRAGIPVLVLGGGTNLLVSDAGFDGLALRVEIGGVEVSEGGRRVTAGAGVATAAVVERSIAAGLAGLECAAGPPGTIGGAIGGNAGCFGAAIGDRLASATLVTREGEVIEVADPGWFAFAYRSSRLARAGAVIARAAFAVEPGDRARLEEISARNRGVRREKHPARGARTAGSYFKNLPPESPGGPRRAAGALLDQVGAKAMRVGDAAVFERHANIIVNEGTATARDVLALAGKMRAAVLDRFGEELEPEVRFVG, encoded by the coding sequence TTGAGCACGGCGCGGATCCAGCTCAAGGCGGCGCTCGAGGAGAGGCTCGGAGCCGAGGTTCTCGAGAACGCGGCGCTGAGCGCGCACACGTCGTTCCGCATCGGCGGCCCGGCGGCGCTGCTCGCGCGCGCGACCCGGATCGAGGAGCTCCAGGCGGCGCTCGAGACGGCGAGCCGCGCCGGGATCCCGGTGCTCGTCCTCGGCGGCGGCACCAACCTCCTCGTGAGCGACGCCGGCTTCGACGGCCTCGCGCTGCGCGTGGAGATAGGCGGCGTCGAGGTGAGCGAGGGCGGGCGGCGCGTCACGGCCGGCGCCGGGGTCGCCACCGCGGCGGTCGTCGAGCGATCGATCGCAGCGGGGCTCGCGGGGCTCGAGTGCGCAGCCGGGCCCCCGGGGACGATCGGCGGCGCGATAGGGGGCAACGCGGGCTGCTTCGGCGCGGCCATCGGCGATCGCCTGGCGTCGGCGACGCTGGTCACGCGCGAAGGCGAGGTGATCGAGGTCGCCGATCCGGGCTGGTTCGCGTTCGCCTACCGCAGCTCGCGGCTCGCCCGGGCAGGGGCCGTGATCGCCCGCGCCGCGTTCGCGGTCGAGCCCGGTGATCGCGCGCGCCTCGAGGAGATCTCCGCCAGAAACCGCGGCGTGCGGCGGGAGAAGCACCCGGCGCGGGGGGCGCGAACCGCGGGCTCGTACTTCAAGAACCTGCCGCCCGAGTCGCCCGGCGGCCCGAGGCGCGCTGCCGGCGCGCTGCTCGATCAGGTCGGCGCCAAGGCGATGCGGGTCGGCGACGCGGCCGTCTTCGAGCGGCACGCCAACATCATCGTGAACGAGGGCACCGCGACCGCGCGGGACGTCCTCGCCCTGGCCGGGAAGATGCGCGCGGCGGTGCTGGATCGCTTCGGCGAGGAGCTCGAGCCGGAGGTCAGGTTCGTGGGGTGA